Proteins from a single region of Verrucomicrobiota bacterium:
- a CDS encoding LysR family transcriptional regulator, producing MELRQLRYFVAVAEQGNISRAAKSIFLTQPALSRQIKSLEEEVGQRLLERQAHSIRLTPAGETLLREARELLQHAERVLAQVRGTGGRPCLRVGYAPSLAAGILSVAIGNFTQAHPSAHVELHDLSTGEMIAGLENEKLDAALCVGQYHQAGGLVWTPLVSAAWRLAVNRNHPLARRARVTPRDVAGEPLLVYSQREYPEYWEIVTGWLRDHRQQPNIAGEYGGAENLMAAVESGLGVAVVTTQMARLFPQRARLIALSPAPEPVRIAVGHRANRAADKPLAVFVEELRKAAQALV from the coding sequence ATGGAACTACGACAACTGCGCTACTTCGTGGCAGTGGCGGAACAAGGCAACATCAGCCGGGCCGCCAAAAGCATATTCCTGACCCAGCCCGCCTTGAGCCGCCAGATCAAGTCGCTGGAGGAGGAGGTTGGCCAGCGCCTGTTGGAACGGCAGGCCCATTCCATCCGCCTCACCCCCGCCGGGGAAACCCTGCTCCGGGAAGCCCGCGAGTTACTGCAACATGCCGAACGCGTCCTTGCCCAGGTGCGCGGCACGGGCGGCAGACCCTGCCTGCGCGTCGGTTATGCGCCCTCGCTCGCCGCCGGGATATTGTCCGTCGCCATCGGCAACTTCACCCAGGCACACCCCAGCGCCCATGTGGAATTACACGATCTTTCAACCGGGGAAATGATCGCCGGATTGGAAAATGAAAAGCTGGATGCCGCGTTGTGTGTCGGGCAATACCATCAGGCGGGGGGATTGGTATGGACGCCCCTGGTCAGTGCCGCATGGCGGCTGGCCGTAAACCGAAATCATCCGCTCGCCCGGCGGGCGCGGGTGACACCCCGCGACGTGGCCGGAGAACCGTTGCTTGTTTATTCCCAGCGCGAGTATCCAGAGTATTGGGAGATCGTCACCGGCTGGTTGCGCGACCACCGGCAACAGCCGAATATCGCCGGCGAATACGGCGGTGCCGAAAATCTGATGGCAGCGGTTGAATCCGGTTTGGGAGTCGCCGTTGTGACCACCCAAATGGCGCGGCTGTTCCCGCAGCGTGCCCGGCTGATCGCGCTGTCCCCCGCTCCGGAGCCAGTCCGCATTGCTGTCGGCCATCGCGCCAATCGCGCGGCTGACAAGCCGCTCGCGGTGTTCGTGGAAGAACTGCGCAAAGCGGCGCAGGCCTTGGTGTAA